In Rhizobium sp. BT03, the sequence CCGCCGCGCCGATGATGCCGGCGGCATTGCGCAGCATGTCCACGATCGCATGCCAGACATCGAGGATGCCGAAGAAATTGAGGACCAGCCGGACGAGGTCGGGCGGCCGCATGACGGCGATCTCGGGATCGCGACCGACGATGACGGTATCGGTGTGATGGCGTGTGTGGCTCCAGCGCCAGGTCACCGGATTGCGCATGATCATGAAGCAGGCGATCTGATAGACGGCGTCGTTCATCCAGCGCGTCTTGAAGGCGGTGCCGTGGCCGCATTCGTGCCAGCGGCTGTCGGAGGCCGAGCCGTAAAGCACACCATAGGCAAGGAAGAAGGGCAGCGCGATCCACGAACCCCAGAAATAGACGCCGAGCCCGGCCAGGACCACCATGCTGCCGAGCCAGATAACCGTGTCACGGATCGCCGGGGCATCCGAGCGCTGCATCAGCGCCTTCATTTCCTTGCGCGGAATTTCCGTGTGGTACCATTGCGCTGCCGCCAGCCCCGTCTCGACAGCGGTGCGGCCGCTTTCGCCGAGCAGATCGTAGTCCCGTTTCTTTGCCTGGATCGTCATCATCCGCCTCCCGTTATGCCGTTGCTGAGAGAATAGGTTGACTTCGGAAGAGGCTCAATGCAGGCTTGATGTAATCTATCAAAAACTATCATGAATGGCTCGCATTCATGATTGAATCCATCAGGAACGCCGATGCGCCGCCCCACCATATCCGATCTTGCCCGCGCCTCCGGCGTCAGCATCGCCACCGTCGACCGGGTTCTCAATGCCCGCCACCGCGTGCGGGAGGAAACGGCGCGGCGGGTCTATGACGCGGCGCAGGAGATCGGCTACCATGCCGTCGGTCTCATCCGGCAGCGCGTCTTCGAGGATCTGCCGCAATACAAGCTGGCTTTTCTGCTGCAGAAACCGACGCAGGCCTTCTACCAGAGCTTCGTGCGCGAGATCGAAACCGCAGCGCGGCTGGTGACGAGCGCGCGCATCCAGACGCAGATCGATTTTCCTTCAGCCGCGACGCCGGCGGCGATCGTCGAGAAGATCAGGATGCTCGGCGCCCGCAACCAGGCCGTTGCGCTCGTCGGCCCGGATTATCCGGCGGTGACGACGGCGGTCGAGGAGCTGAAGGAGCGCGGCATTCCCGTCTTCTCGCTGCTCTCCGATCTCGCCACCGGCGTGCGTGACGCCTATGTCGGCGTCAACAACCGCAAGGTCGGCCGCACCGCCGCCTGGGCGATCGCGCGCACGGCGCGCAAGCCCGGCAAGGTCGCCTGTTTCGTCGGCAGCCACCGTTTCCACGGCCATGAACTGCGGGAAATCGGCTTCCGTTCCTATTTCCGCGAGAATGCACCTGAGTTTGATGTCCTGGATACGCTGATCAACCTCGAAACCGCTGAAATCACTCATGAGGCGACGCTGACGCTGCTGCAGAAACATCCCGATCTCGTCGGCCTTTATGTCTGCGGCGGCGGCATGGAGGGCGCGATCTCGGCGATCCGTGAGGAAAGTCTCGGCGGCAGGATCGTTCTCGTCGTCAACGAGCTGACGCCCGACAGCAAGGCCGGGCTTGCCGACGATATCGTCGCCATGGCGATCGGCACGCCCCTGCCCGCACTGTGCAAGGAGCTGATAGCGCTGATGACGAGCGCAATCGAAAACAGCGAAACGGCCGTTCCCGGCCAGTTCTTCCTACCCTTCGATATCCATATCTCGGAGAACATCTGAGGAATGATGGGATTCTATCATTTCGGCTGAAATTCTTTCAGCAATGAAAGCGGGCGGCGGCGATGGCCGATGGATTGCCACGGG encodes:
- a CDS encoding fatty acid desaturase family protein, translated to MTIQAKKRDYDLLGESGRTAVETGLAAAQWYHTEIPRKEMKALMQRSDAPAIRDTVIWLGSMVVLAGLGVYFWGSWIALPFFLAYGVLYGSASDSRWHECGHGTAFKTRWMNDAVYQIACFMIMRNPVTWRWSHTRHHTDTVIVGRDPEIAVMRPPDLVRLVLNFFGILDVWHAIVDMLRNAAGIIGAAEKTFIPEMEQPKAIRIARIWLAIYLATIAAALVMGSILPLMLIGLPRLYGAWHHVLTGLLQHGGLADNVIDHRLNSRTVYMNPISRFIYWNMNYHVEHHMFPMVPYHALPRLHAMIKHDLPAPNPSIWSGYREMIPAFLRQLRNEDYCLKRELPATARPYREEFHNELAAAAQ
- a CDS encoding LacI family DNA-binding transcriptional regulator → MRRPTISDLARASGVSIATVDRVLNARHRVREETARRVYDAAQEIGYHAVGLIRQRVFEDLPQYKLAFLLQKPTQAFYQSFVREIETAARLVTSARIQTQIDFPSAATPAAIVEKIRMLGARNQAVALVGPDYPAVTTAVEELKERGIPVFSLLSDLATGVRDAYVGVNNRKVGRTAAWAIARTARKPGKVACFVGSHRFHGHELREIGFRSYFRENAPEFDVLDTLINLETAEITHEATLTLLQKHPDLVGLYVCGGGMEGAISAIREESLGGRIVLVVNELTPDSKAGLADDIVAMAIGTPLPALCKELIALMTSAIENSETAVPGQFFLPFDIHISENI